The DNA segment CCAACTACAATATAAAGACGGAAGTGCTCGTCGCGAGCGTGAGGCACCCGCTCCACGTCGTAGAGGCCGCCAAGATGGGAGCGGACATTGCGACCATGCCCTACAAGGTGTTCAAGCAGCTCGTCAAGCACCCGCTCACCGACATAGGTCTAGAAAGGTTTTTAGCCGACTGGGGAAAGAGCAAGTAACCCCCTAGTCGTCTCTCCCTTTAACCGCTGCTCTAGATGTGAAACAATTCGTGGCTGGAATTTCTCTGGATGACCTGTAATGAGGGGTGTTTGTATTTCCCGGCATTCACAGAATCGGCGGCGCAGAATCTGCGCTCATATTCGATTCTTCCCAGGCTCATCTGCTTAGCTAACGCCGCACCCAACCCGTTCGCCCTGAGCGTGTCGAAGGGTTGAACGGGTATCACTTCTGTTGAACTGCGCGAGGAATTGATAGATTTTAGCCGTAATAAGATATTTTAGCCAGGATTCTGTGCGGGTGAGCACTCGCAGGCATACGATCTCTAATCTCCGCTTCTGCTCGATTTCTACGATTATAATATTTGCGCCAGTGGTTGCTTAACAATCATAAAACACACTATGTGTGTGCTTCTTTTCATCCCTGTCCTGAACCATGTCCTGAACTTGATTCAGGATCATTTCAGGAAAGGAAAAGAAGAAAAATATATTGCTTTTTGATTGATGCAGATGGAACAACCTGTGTCCACGAATTACTGGACATCTAAAGCCGCGATAAGAAATTCCTTATTCCCCTCAGCCCCTTCAATAGGCGACGGGATAACGCCAAGTACTCCCAATCCGAGTTCCTGGACGAGCTCCCTGATCTTACCTACGACTTCCCTGTGCTTAGCCTCGTCCCTCACGATGCCGCCCCTCCCCACCTCCCCCTTCCCGACCTCGAACTGCGGCTTTATGAGGGCGACGAGCACCCCACCCGGCTTGAGCAGCGCGAGCGCGGGAGGGATTATCATCGACAGTGAAATGAACGAGACGTCTATCGTTACAATGTCAGCAGGCTCGCCTATGTCCTCGGGCTTTATGTAGCGTGCGTTGAGCTTCTCTTTAACTATCACGCGCGGGTCCTGCCTGAGCCTCCAGTCGAGCTGGCCGTAGCCCACGTCAACCGCGTACACCTTCGCCGCACCCGATTTAAGCAGGCAGTCCGTGAACCCGCCGGTGGAAGCGCCAATATCGACGGCCGTCATCCCGCCCGGGTCTATGCCGAACTCCACGAGCGCCGCTTCGAGCTTTAGTCCGCCGCGGCTCACGTATTTGAGCGGAGCGCCCCTGACCTCGATACCGGAGCCTTCCTTTATGAGCGCGCCCGCCTTGTCTGTCCTCACGCCGTCCACGTAGACCGAGCCCGCCATGATAAGCGCGCGCGCCTTCGCCCTTGTATTCGCGAGTCCCCTCTCGACGAGCTCCGTGTCGAGCCTCTTTTTGAGAGGAGCGCCGGGGTTCCCATTCCTTTTCATCAGTGGT comes from the Thermodesulfobacteriota bacterium genome and includes:
- a CDS encoding TlyA family RNA methyltransferase — translated: MKRNGNPGAPLKKRLDTELVERGLANTRAKARALIMAGSVYVDGVRTDKAGALIKEGSGIEVRGAPLKYVSRGGLKLEAALVEFGIDPGGMTAVDIGASTGGFTDCLLKSGAAKVYAVDVGYGQLDWRLRQDPRVIVKEKLNARYIKPEDIGEPADIVTIDVSFISLSMIIPPALALLKPGGVLVALIKPQFEVGKGEVGRGGIVRDEAKHREVVGKIRELVQELGLGVLGVIPSPIEGAEGNKEFLIAALDVQ